From Spartinivicinus ruber, the proteins below share one genomic window:
- a CDS encoding MOSC domain-containing protein — MILIILAGKSQSLDSVTQSAVNKTPINGPVFCSYHGLEADEQYEKQFHGGLERALHFYPAEHYAYWKTYWQAMHLDSPPVSFKPGVFGENLSNAQLNEDNCHIGDIFNLGEAIVQISQPRSPCFKMNIQFNYPMMSVLMQANGKTGWLLRVLQEGMVKPGDELELLERPTEGLSVRKCADILYNRAYNQTDLERLANYKALSENWRNHAHNWLVSSKSDSWCRRLLNYTLGE; from the coding sequence ATGATTTTAATCATTTTGGCTGGTAAGTCACAATCACTTGATAGTGTCACTCAAAGTGCGGTAAATAAAACACCAATAAATGGCCCGGTGTTTTGTAGTTATCATGGGCTTGAAGCAGATGAACAGTATGAGAAACAATTTCATGGCGGATTAGAACGAGCCCTACATTTTTACCCTGCTGAACATTATGCATATTGGAAAACATATTGGCAGGCTATGCACTTGGATAGTCCGCCAGTGTCTTTTAAGCCAGGTGTTTTTGGAGAAAATCTATCGAATGCTCAGCTTAATGAAGATAACTGTCACATAGGTGATATCTTTAACTTGGGTGAAGCTATAGTACAAATCAGCCAACCCCGTTCCCCCTGTTTTAAAATGAACATCCAGTTCAATTACCCTATGATGTCAGTATTAATGCAGGCCAATGGTAAAACCGGATGGTTGTTACGGGTATTGCAAGAAGGTATGGTAAAACCAGGTGATGAATTGGAGTTGTTAGAGAGACCAACTGAGGGGCTGTCAGTTAGAAAATGTGCGGATATCTTATATAACAGAGCCTATAACCAAACTGACCTTGAGCGTTTAGCAAACTATAAAGCACTATCTGAAAACTGGAGAAATCATGCACATAACTGGCTAGTGAGTAGTAAATCAGATAGCTGGTGTCGTCGTTTATTAAATTATACTCTTGGCGAATGA
- a CDS encoding M1 family metallopeptidase → MHPLANKIIVFFYLTVVSYTVTARELTYWLDTAKDNPTSATISIDTSQLGEFVLEPSREVSSSANPSTLNIGCLTSEKSKTTIQFGKPIDCQSLQWQVQFKKLQNNQYNASSQQNIYSPEGWWLLFEWGNLPRIAGVKFASVCVAGNENICAKIPDKSGGPLLFAWGKNTATITTDRLNLKLFADSDILSHELPNISRQLEQQYTYLSQVFSHKQQQLNWSLIWTAIDQKYKTVSGAAGAGAYIANYLVDDGKLTNKTLPMLLRVSAHETIHGLSSYTFPAWINESLAEYYAFKAVQLSKVKTRVPVNEWQKNKHTFPHANAGLYEAQNMVVEQQDMSYYPLFYLKGAAFWQTLEQALQKSGKNLDTYIALLNNKADTNTISLSQPFIDAMIKAIGKETWQTIANQYL, encoded by the coding sequence ATGCATCCATTAGCTAACAAGATAATTGTTTTCTTCTATTTAACTGTTGTTTCCTATACTGTAACAGCACGAGAGCTGACTTACTGGCTTGACACTGCTAAAGACAATCCTACCAGTGCAACCATTTCTATAGATACCTCTCAACTAGGGGAATTTGTGTTAGAACCCTCTAGAGAAGTTTCTTCAAGTGCTAATCCATCAACGCTCAATATTGGTTGTTTAACAAGCGAAAAGTCTAAAACTACTATTCAATTCGGTAAACCAATAGATTGCCAATCTTTACAGTGGCAAGTGCAGTTTAAAAAGCTACAAAATAATCAGTATAATGCTTCAAGCCAACAAAATATCTATTCACCAGAGGGGTGGTGGTTGTTATTTGAGTGGGGTAATTTGCCCCGTATTGCTGGTGTTAAGTTTGCTTCTGTTTGTGTAGCGGGTAATGAAAATATTTGTGCAAAAATACCCGACAAAAGTGGTGGGCCTTTGCTATTTGCTTGGGGAAAAAATACAGCAACAATCACTACTGATCGTTTGAATTTAAAGCTTTTTGCTGATTCTGATATATTATCACATGAGCTGCCAAATATTAGCCGTCAATTGGAGCAGCAATATACTTACTTAAGCCAGGTATTTTCTCATAAGCAACAGCAACTGAATTGGTCATTAATCTGGACTGCGATTGACCAAAAATATAAGACAGTGAGTGGTGCAGCAGGTGCTGGCGCCTATATTGCTAATTATTTGGTTGATGATGGTAAGTTAACTAATAAAACTCTACCTATGTTATTAAGGGTTTCTGCTCATGAGACAATACATGGCTTATCGAGTTATACTTTCCCAGCCTGGATAAATGAAAGTTTAGCTGAATATTATGCTTTCAAAGCTGTACAGCTTTCTAAGGTAAAAACCAGAGTGCCAGTAAATGAATGGCAAAAAAACAAGCATACTTTTCCTCATGCTAATGCAGGGCTATATGAAGCCCAAAACATGGTTGTAGAACAGCAGGATATGAGTTACTACCCGTTGTTTTATCTAAAAGGAGCTGCTTTTTGGCAAACATTGGAGCAAGCATTGCAGAAGTCAGGTAAAAATTTAGATACATATATCGCTTTACTTAATAATAAGGCTGATACCAACACAATCAGCTTAAGTCAGCCGTTTATTGATGCTATGATTAAGGCTATTGGAAAAGAAACTTGGCAAACCATTGCTAACCAGTATTTATAA
- a CDS encoding GNAT family N-acetyltransferase — protein sequence MHIRKLKQQDFDVFWPTFHQVITDQETYAFDSTMSKQQAYDVWCLQPLETSFAIEAETILGSYYLKPNGAGPSSHVCNCGYIVTPQARGKGVAKQLCLHSQERALELGFKAMQFNAVVSTNEVAVKLWEKLGFNIVGTVPKAYLHKRFGFVDTYIMYKWLE from the coding sequence GTGCATATTAGGAAATTAAAACAACAGGATTTCGATGTTTTTTGGCCAACGTTTCACCAGGTTATAACCGATCAAGAAACCTATGCTTTTGATTCAACTATGTCGAAACAACAGGCGTATGATGTATGGTGTTTGCAGCCGCTAGAGACCAGTTTTGCAATAGAAGCTGAAACAATACTTGGCTCTTACTACTTAAAGCCAAATGGAGCTGGCCCAAGTAGCCATGTTTGCAACTGTGGCTATATAGTAACCCCACAGGCTAGAGGCAAAGGTGTAGCGAAGCAGTTATGTCTTCACTCACAGGAACGTGCTTTAGAGTTAGGTTTTAAGGCAATGCAGTTTAATGCTGTTGTTTCAACTAATGAGGTTGCTGTGAAACTATGGGAGAAGCTAGGATTTAATATAGTTGGTACTGTACCAAAAGCATATCTACATAAAAGGTTTGGTTTTGTTGATACTTATATTATGTATAAGTGGCTGGAATGA
- a CDS encoding TRAP transporter large permease, whose protein sequence is MEVGLIAIILTLTLFILLAAGIWVSIALICVALLAMVLGSPVSPGDVLVTTIWGAGNSYELASLPMFIWMGEILFRNKLSEAMFAGLAPWLGKLPGSLLHVNIWGCGLFAAVSGSSSATTATIGKMTLPELAKRNYDEKLSIGTLAGSGTLGLLIPPSIILIVYGATTDQSIARLFIAGIIPGLLLLLLFTSYVMIQSSFKKSRKNNEICQILSYQYTLAEKLSALTNLLPIILLIGGLIGSIYFGIASPTEAAAVGVILSLLITKLKGTLSIKGFIDSLMSATGTSCMIVFILSGAAFLTAAMGFTGIPRELAEWIGAQQFSPLLLLMVLTLFFIILGCFLDGISVVVLTTSIILPIIESVSIDPIWFGIYLVVVVEMSQITPPVGFNLFVIQSLTEKNILTIARYAFPFFLLMLFAVVLMGFFPQIVLWLPEQMNNF, encoded by the coding sequence ATGGAAGTAGGTTTAATTGCGATTATTCTAACCCTAACTTTATTTATTTTACTTGCTGCTGGTATATGGGTATCAATTGCTTTAATTTGTGTTGCCTTGTTAGCAATGGTTTTAGGCTCTCCTGTGTCACCGGGTGATGTATTGGTAACAACAATATGGGGGGCGGGTAACTCCTATGAATTAGCTTCACTACCTATGTTTATTTGGATGGGGGAAATATTATTTAGAAATAAACTCTCTGAAGCAATGTTTGCAGGGTTAGCCCCCTGGTTAGGTAAACTTCCCGGTAGTTTGCTACATGTGAATATCTGGGGATGTGGTTTATTTGCAGCCGTTTCAGGCTCTTCTTCTGCAACAACGGCTACAATTGGTAAAATGACTTTACCAGAGTTAGCAAAACGAAATTATGATGAAAAACTTTCTATTGGTACTTTAGCTGGCTCTGGCACACTGGGTTTACTTATACCACCTTCTATTATTCTAATTGTTTATGGGGCTACTACTGATCAGTCCATTGCCAGATTATTTATCGCAGGAATAATACCAGGTTTACTGTTATTGTTACTATTTACAAGCTATGTAATGATACAGTCATCATTTAAAAAGTCGAGAAAAAACAATGAAATTTGTCAAATATTGAGCTATCAGTATACGCTTGCAGAAAAACTGTCCGCTTTAACTAATTTATTACCTATTATTTTACTGATTGGCGGACTGATAGGCTCTATATATTTTGGTATAGCCTCCCCTACTGAAGCGGCTGCAGTAGGGGTGATATTGTCATTGCTCATTACCAAGCTAAAAGGAACGTTATCAATTAAAGGATTTATTGATTCATTAATGTCAGCTACTGGTACCTCTTGTATGATTGTCTTTATATTATCTGGTGCTGCATTTTTAACAGCGGCTATGGGGTTTACTGGTATTCCAAGAGAGTTAGCTGAGTGGATAGGGGCTCAACAGTTTTCGCCTTTATTGTTATTAATGGTGCTTACACTTTTTTTTATTATTTTAGGTTGCTTTTTAGATGGTATTTCAGTTGTGGTGCTGACGACTTCGATTATTTTACCTATTATTGAAAGTGTTAGTATTGATCCTATTTGGTTTGGTATTTACTTAGTGGTGGTAGTGGAAATGTCACAAATTACTCCACCTGTCGGTTTCAACCTATTTGTGATTCAATCTTTAACAGAAAAGAATATATTAACCATTGCACGTTATGCATTTCCGTTCTTTTTACTCATGTTATTTGCAGTAGTATTAATGGGCTTTTTTCCTCAGATTGTATTATGGTTGCCAGAACAGATGAATAATTTCTAG
- a CDS encoding TRAP transporter small permease, which yields MEYSGSKSKKYGMRNILDRIYKTSGVLAAVCLVASCLIVFMQVVGRIIDKFYSFFTGKVLGLMIPSAADFIGCLLISGSFFALAYTLHNRQHIRVKILIEQVRGNWNRLLECLSYGIAVTVGGYFTYYTYKLMIDSYEFSEVTPGIIPIPLWIPQLAMLIGVIFFIIAALDGLVKAVFHQIRSTFN from the coding sequence ATGGAATATTCAGGCTCAAAGTCTAAAAAATATGGTATGAGAAATATTTTAGATAGAATTTATAAAACTAGTGGTGTGTTAGCTGCGGTATGTTTGGTTGCTAGTTGTTTGATAGTATTTATGCAGGTTGTTGGTCGAATTATTGATAAATTTTATAGTTTTTTTACTGGCAAAGTCTTAGGCTTGATGATTCCATCTGCTGCAGACTTCATTGGTTGTTTATTAATTTCTGGTTCATTTTTTGCTCTAGCTTATACCTTGCACAATAGACAGCATATTCGGGTTAAAATTCTTATTGAGCAAGTAAGAGGTAATTGGAACAGGTTGTTGGAGTGTTTAAGTTATGGTATAGCTGTTACAGTTGGTGGTTATTTTACTTATTATACCTATAAGCTGATGATAGATAGTTATGAATTTTCTGAAGTAACGCCAGGAATTATCCCAATTCCTCTATGGATACCACAGCTGGCTATGTTAATAGGTGTAATATTTTTTATTATAGCTGCTTTGGATGGACTAGTAAAAGCAGTTTTTCATCAAATCAGAAGTACATTTAACTAA
- a CDS encoding TRAP transporter substrate-binding protein, protein MRICRSFYAIMVCLVLLLNMNVIQAEIRWDMPTPYSDSTFHTKNIRLFADEVLKATHNELNITVHSAGSLIKHPEIKKSVRRGIVPIGEVLISRLSNEDSFFALDSIPYLATDYQQARKLWQASREKTEVKLAKQGLKLLFSVPWQPQGLFAKKKIKAVIDLQGLKLRVYNKYTERLAQLLQAVPTQIEAADIATAFSTGRVDSMITSPATGANTKAWDFLSHYHHFQAWIPKNMVFVNAKQFSKLTKENQAAILIAAKKAEERGWEMSEQESNKKVAIMKANGLKIIYPSSKLHSELSYVGHVMTEEWLKEVGSEGKRTLALFK, encoded by the coding sequence ATGAGAATTTGTAGAAGCTTCTACGCTATTATGGTGTGCTTGGTTCTTTTACTTAACATGAATGTTATCCAGGCCGAAATACGATGGGATATGCCAACACCCTATAGTGATTCAACTTTTCATACTAAAAACATCAGGTTATTTGCTGATGAAGTACTAAAAGCGACACACAATGAATTGAACATTACAGTACATAGTGCTGGGTCATTAATAAAACATCCAGAAATTAAAAAATCAGTCAGACGTGGCATAGTACCAATTGGTGAAGTGTTAATATCTCGGTTATCTAATGAAGATAGCTTCTTTGCATTAGATTCTATTCCTTACTTAGCAACTGATTATCAGCAAGCACGTAAACTTTGGCAAGCGAGTAGAGAAAAAACTGAAGTAAAATTAGCAAAACAAGGCCTAAAATTATTATTTTCTGTGCCTTGGCAGCCTCAAGGACTATTTGCAAAGAAAAAAATAAAAGCAGTTATTGATTTACAAGGTTTGAAACTAAGGGTTTACAATAAATATACAGAAAGACTTGCTCAATTACTACAGGCTGTGCCTACTCAAATTGAAGCGGCTGATATTGCAACAGCTTTTTCAACGGGGCGGGTTGATTCTATGATAACTTCACCAGCAACTGGCGCAAATACGAAAGCATGGGACTTTCTAAGCCATTATCATCATTTTCAAGCGTGGATACCAAAGAATATGGTGTTTGTAAATGCTAAGCAGTTTTCTAAACTCACTAAAGAAAATCAGGCTGCTATATTAATTGCAGCAAAGAAAGCTGAAGAGCGCGGTTGGGAAATGAGTGAACAAGAATCAAATAAAAAAGTGGCGATAATGAAAGCAAATGGATTAAAGATAATTTATCCTTCAAGTAAGTTGCATTCTGAACTATCTTATGTTGGTCATGTCATGACTGAGGAATGGCTTAAAGAAGTAGGCAGTGAAGGAAAAAGAACGTTGGCGCTTTTTAAGTAA